The genomic segment CTGCGTCAGGAGAAGCGCGTAGCGGCAGAAAATCCTGCTGTGAAAAAACGCTTCCAGCGTGCCGCAGGCCTGCTGCGACGCGAAGACAGCCTGCTCTCGCCAACAGCCCATAATCGGCTCAAGGCTTTACTGGAGTGCTGCGAACAACTGCGCGTTGTCTATGATTATCGTCAGTCGCTGCAAAGCATCTGGTTAAAAACTGCCAGCTCGCAAAAGGAACTGGTGGACGCGCTTCAACAATGGTGTAGACAGGCTGAAGAATCTGGCCTTGAGGTGCTGCGCCAGTTTGCTGAGCGTCTGCGCGCTTTCGTGCCGCAATCGGCCATCGCCTGAACCATCCTATTTCTAAAACCGGGCTTATGCCCGGTTTTTTTTGCATTGACGTAATCATTCACCACGTTCACCGAAAAGCATTCAAAATGTGGTGAATAGATACGCATTGACAAACACCGCTTTTTAACCTCTATTTAATCATGGATGAACAGGAGAAAGTCATGGAACGTGATGTGGTTGTGGTTACCGGAGGCACCGGCGGCATTGGAACCGCCATCTGTCAACGTTTTGCCCCCCACCATCAGGTTATCGCCTGCTATTGTGGAAGCAGCCGCCATGATGCGGCAAAACGCTGGCAGGAAGCACAGCATGAGGCGGGTTTTAATGTAGATATCCTCTACGGTGATGTTACGGTCTTTGAAGACTGCGAGAAACTTTGTAATCTGGTCGCTGAACGTTATGGCCGCCTTGATGTGCTGGTTAACAACGCCGGTATTACCATGGATGCCTCCCTCAAAAAAATGACACCTGAGCAATGGCGTGGCGTGCTGAGTACTAATCTTGACGGTGTGTTCAACATGACCCGCAATGCGCTGCCGTTTATGCTGAAATCGGGCTACGGGCGCATCGTGAGCATTTCCTCGATTAACGGTCGCAAAGGACAGCGCGGGCAGTGTAATTACGCGGCAAGCAAGGCGGCACTGTATGGTTTTACCAAAAGTCTTGCCCAGGAAGTAGCGGCCCAGGGCGTGACCGTTAATACCGTTTCTCCAGGATATATTAAAACCGCCATGCTCGAAGAGGTGCGTGAAGAGGTGATTCGCGATATTGTGGCACATATCCCTGAGGGGCATCTTGGTACACCTGCAGATGTCGCGCATGCCGTAGCGTTTCTGGCATCACGTGAATCGGCCTTTATTACCGGTGCCAATCTTGATGTGAACGGCGGCCAATACATGTAGGACACTATGACCCGAGAGATTCGAAAATACCCAAACCGCAGGCTCTACGACCTGACCAAAAGCCGCTATATCACCATGGATACGCTGCGTGCGTATGTCATTGATGGTCTGGCGTTTACGGTGATTGATGCCAAAACAGGTGAAGACCTGACCAGCAACGTCCTTTTACAGATTCTTATGGAAATGCAGTCAGGCGGCACGCGGCTCCTGCACCCTGAACTGCTGCGCCAGTTGATACGACTTCTACACCATCCGCTGGCGCAGTCCGTGCAGGCCTCTCTCAATCAATCGCTGCAGGCGCTGGAGCCCCTGCTTCACTCAAACAGGACCACTGGATCAACCGCTGATGAATTTACGGAAGCGTGGAAAGCGCCGCTTGCTGAATGGCTTACATTCTGGGAAAGTATTGCAGGTCAAGTTCCTAAAAAATGATGCGCTGCAGCACATTTCATGAAATACAGACATATCCTGACTTGACAATGGATAAAAGTCGAACAATACTGTAATTGTGCATTGCAACATAACTGGAGATAGCCATGAGCAAACCCTATTACGAGCAGTATGAAACCCTGATGAAAAAAATTCATGAACCGTTTCAGGCAATAGCCGAGCTGAACATCAAAACCCTGCAGGGCCTTTCCATGGTCAAGCCACAGGATTTTGCGGGCATCAAGGAGCCGGCTGAGCTGCTGCAAAAAAATCTTGAAGTCGCTCTTGCCAATGGACAGAAGGCTCTGGATTACATGCAACAGACTTTTGATATTCTGGAAAAAACCATGCTCTCAATCAGCAGGGAAGCCGTTAAAAAGCCAGAGACCGGTGCTAAAAAGGCTTAAATGCTGCCGATATAAGACATCTCAGGAGCACCTAAACCCGAGCAGGTGCTTTTTTTCTCTATCCCAAAGCCGCTGACCGCCCTCTCAGAGGGAACAATCTGGGCCCGAGGAGGTGGATACCAAGCCCCCCGAGCACAAGGAACGCGGCAATCCACTTCCAGCGGTACATCGGTTCACCGAGTATTAACACAGAGCTCATCATCCCCACCAGTGGCACAAGCAGGGTAAAGGGCACAACCATGCCCACGGGATATCGGGCGAGCAGGAAGTTCCAGGCGCCATACCCCACCCACGTAGAAACATACACAATGTAAAGCAGCGCGCTGATACCGCTCCAATCAAGCAACGCATAGGTCTCGCTGATGCGCTGAGGCCCCTCGAGTAGGAGAGACAGGCCAAACATGGGCACGCACGCCGCAGCACTGCCCCAGATAACCAGTGCAATCATGTTAACCCGTGCGAGTCCTTTGCCAAGCAGGTTGCCAAGGCCCCAGGTGGCGGCTCCTGCGAGAATGCAGATAAAGCCCAGTGGCGTTACGTGCGCATCAAGATGCAGCGCCACCAGGGCTATGCCGCAAAAAGCGACTATTGCACCGATAATCTGCCAGGGTCCCGGGCGCTCATGAAGAAAGGCGGCGGCAAAAAACAGACTAAAAAACACCTGAACCTGCATTAGTAGAGATGCCATGCCAGACGGCATGCCGACACTCATGCCGATGAAAATCAATGAAAACTGCAGCGCAAACATGACAAGTCCGTACACCACAACCTTGTGCCACGGCGCACTCGGCGGGCGAATAAAAAAGAGCGCCGGAACACTTGCCAGCAGAAAACGCACCGCGCACAAAAAGAGCGGCGGAAAGCTTTCAAGGGCAATACCGACAAACAGAAAGTTGATTCCCCAGACAAGCGCTACAAAAACCGCCAGCAAGGTGTGTGATAGAAGCATGACACGCCAAAATGTTTTAAATTTACGCGGATTATAGCGTAATTTTTCTGAAGGTGCACTTCTTAATTAGGCCGCATGAGAGATAGTGATAATGCTCACCCTTTTAGTAAGCGCTGTAAAAATCTGGCACAAATGTGCATCTATCCCGCATTGATGCGGAGATTCCGGTAACGCAAACGGCCTTAATGTTGGTTTAATATTGTTCCGGTAAACTGCTGTCTACGAATGAGATACATAAAGAGATTAATGATGAAACGTCGTACCTGGATTATTAGAGTCGGAGATCACTGGTTCCTGAGGCACATCCGCGATTTATACGAAACGCTTGCATCAAAGTATACGACTCGCGATCAGCATCGAGGCATTCAATCAATTTTTAGAGCAAATTTAAGGTCGCCGTTTTGGTTTAGAGAGTCTGTACCGCTCCAGAATAATCTCCATACAAGTTATTTCAAAGACAACGAGTCCCGCCGTTCTTTTAGTGAACTCTTAGATACCACCACTGAATTGAAAATCTATATTGCAGGACATTGTGATGCGGGAATGAATTATCTGCGTTCACTTGAAACAACCAATGAACTGGATTTTACAATTACAGCGCATGATATGGCTGCACATCTTAACGACCTTTTTAGACGGGTAGAGGCAAATCCTACCGCTGATAAACCCATTAAAATCAGCATGATTGCCTGCTCGTCCGGACAGAAAACAGCTTTCAGAGAGTCTTTCTCGGTGCAATTGCTTGAAGAATTACACCAGCTTGGACATCAGCATATTTTGATAAAAGCACCGGAGGGAAGCATTTCTGCTCCAATTTTCGGTATAAAAATGGTTGAAGGCAGAAAATTTCATTATTACCTCGGTGAGGGAACCATTTATTCCACAGAAAAAGCAAACGATCTACGAAAAATGGCCCTGAAAGTTTTCAAGGTTTGTCATACCAACACGCATGTCGATGCAAAACGCCAATATCTCGAAGAGCGAATGTCTCAAATTAAGAACCTCGGTTACACCACTACCGTTGAGCAACTGAACCAACTCAAAGACATTATTCAAGTGGCCTCGCAGGCAGCTGAGGTTAAAGAATACCGTTATGGAACCGGTTTTTTCATGCGCTTTTTTGGTATACGTTCACAAACAGAAAAAGCCTTACAGGAATTGTCGCAATCGCTGGCGCATAGAGAAAATACATACAACGAGTA from the Legionella geestiana genome contains:
- the phbB gene encoding acetoacetyl-CoA reductase, producing the protein MERDVVVVTGGTGGIGTAICQRFAPHHQVIACYCGSSRHDAAKRWQEAQHEAGFNVDILYGDVTVFEDCEKLCNLVAERYGRLDVLVNNAGITMDASLKKMTPEQWRGVLSTNLDGVFNMTRNALPFMLKSGYGRIVSISSINGRKGQRGQCNYAASKAALYGFTKSLAQEVAAQGVTVNTVSPGYIKTAMLEEVREEVIRDIVAHIPEGHLGTPADVAHAVAFLASRESAFITGANLDVNGGQYM
- a CDS encoding EamA family transporter; translation: MLLSHTLLAVFVALVWGINFLFVGIALESFPPLFLCAVRFLLASVPALFFIRPPSAPWHKVVVYGLVMFALQFSLIFIGMSVGMPSGMASLLMQVQVFFSLFFAAAFLHERPGPWQIIGAIVAFCGIALVALHLDAHVTPLGFICILAGAATWGLGNLLGKGLARVNMIALVIWGSAAACVPMFGLSLLLEGPQRISETYALLDWSGISALLYIVYVSTWVGYGAWNFLLARYPVGMVVPFTLLVPLVGMMSSVLILGEPMYRWKWIAAFLVLGGLGIHLLGPRLFPLRGRSAALG
- a CDS encoding polyhydroxyalkanoate synthesis regulator DNA-binding domain-containing protein yields the protein MTREIRKYPNRRLYDLTKSRYITMDTLRAYVIDGLAFTVIDAKTGEDLTSNVLLQILMEMQSGGTRLLHPELLRQLIRLLHHPLAQSVQASLNQSLQALEPLLHSNRTTGSTADEFTEAWKAPLAEWLTFWESIAGQVPKK
- a CDS encoding phasin family protein; this encodes MSKPYYEQYETLMKKIHEPFQAIAELNIKTLQGLSMVKPQDFAGIKEPAELLQKNLEVALANGQKALDYMQQTFDILEKTMLSISREAVKKPETGAKKA